A part of Entelurus aequoreus isolate RoL-2023_Sb linkage group LG10, RoL_Eaeq_v1.1, whole genome shotgun sequence genomic DNA contains:
- the LOC133658067 gene encoding olfactory receptor 10J4-like, whose translation MDAEFNGTFITLGGFVEMDKYRYLYFVILLTLYILILCTNCTIICLIWIHRNLHEPMYIFIAALSLNSLLFSTAIYPKLFIDVLSQKQTISYPACLFQYFLYYSFGASDFLLLSAMSYDRYVSICKPLQYPTIMGKRTVVILLTLAWFLPACEVVVPTLINSQQKLCDFTTKGIFCNNTMLKLHCVKSAFLKAQGLLIMMNLVVVPVMFILFTYIKIFIITYHSCAEVRKKAAGTCLPHLMVLFSFSCLSLFDIIIARLESDLPKFVGLIMALQILVYNPLFNPIIYGVKMKEIWKHIKRLFYQLVH comes from the coding sequence ATGGATGCTgaattcaatggaacatttataaCTCTTGGTGGCTTTGTAGAAATGGACAAGTATAGATATCTTTACTTTGTCATCTTGTTGACATTATATATTCTCATCCTCTGCACTAACTGCACCATTATATGTCTAATCTGGATCCACAGGAACCTTCATGAGCCTATGTACATTTTCATTGCAGCTTTGTCACTCAACTCTCTTTTGTTTAGCACTGCTATCTACCCCAAACTTTTCATTGATGTCTTATCTCAAAAACAGACCATCTCTTATCCTGCTTGTCTGTTTCAATATTTTCTCTATTATTCTTTTGGTGCTTCAGACTTCTTACTGTTGTCAGCCATGTCTTATGACAGGTATGTGTCTATCTGCAAACCTCTGCAGTATCCAACTATCATGGGAAAAAGAACTGTTGTTATCCTCTTGACTTTGGCCTGGTTTCTACCTGCATGTGAGGTTGTAGTGCCAACTTTGATTAATTCTCAACAAAAACTTTGTGACTTTACAACAAAAGGCATTTTTTGTAACAATACAATGTTGAAGCTTCACTGTGTAAAATCAGCATTTCTCAAAGCTCAAGGTTTGCTTATAATGATGAATCTTGTTGTTGTTCCTGTGATGTTCATCCTTTTTACGTACATAAAGATATTCATAATAACTTATCACAGTTGTGCAGAAGTCAGGAAAAAAGCTGCAGGGACATGTTTACCTCACCTGATGGTTTTATTCAGCTTCTCTTGTTTGAGTCTGTTTGATATCATCATTGCTCGATTGGAGTCAGATCTTCCAAAATTTGTAGGTTTAATAATGGCTTTACAAATACTTGTGTATAATCCTTTGTTCAATCCAATTATTTATGGAGTGAAAATGAAAGAAATCTGGAAACACATCAAGAGATTGTTttatcaactggtgcactaa
- the LOC133658068 gene encoding olfactory receptor 10J4-like, with the protein MDAEFNGTFITLGGFVEMDKFRYLYFIILLTLYILILCTNCTIICLICIHRNLHEPMYIFIAALSLNSLLFSTAIYPKLFIDVLSQKQTISYPACMFQHFLYYSFGVSDFLLLSAMSYDRYVSICKPLQYPTIMGRRTVIVLLTLAWFLPACEVGVPTVISSQQKLCDFTIKGIFCNNTIFKLHCVKSTFLAFYGLFAMMSFAVVPVMFILFTYIKIFIVTYHRCAEVRKKAAETCLPHLMVLFIFSCLSLFDVIIARLESDLPKCVRLIMTLQILVYNPLFNPIIYGVKLKEIWKHIKRLFYQLVH; encoded by the coding sequence ATGGATGCTgaattcaatggaacatttataaCTCTTGGTGGCTTTGTAGAAATGGACAAGTTTAGATATCTTTACTTCATCATCTTGTTGACATTATATATTCTCATCCTCTGCACTAACTGCACCATTATATGTCTGATCTGCATTCACAGGAACCTTCATGAGCCTATGTACATTTTCATTGCAGCTTTGTCACTCAACTCTCTTTTGTTTAGCACTGCTATCTACCCCAAACTTTTCATTGACGTCTTATCTCAAAAACAGACCATTTCTTATCCTGCTTGTATGTTTCAACATTTTCTCTATTATTCTTTTGGTGTTTCAGACTTCTTACTGCTGTCAGCCATGTCTTATGACAGGTATGTGTCTATCTGCAAACCTCTGCAGTATCCAACTATCATGGGAAGAAGAACTGTTATTGTCCTCTTGACTTTGGCCTGGTTTCTACCTGCATGTGAGGTTGGAGTGCCAACTGTGATTAGTTCTCAACAAAAACTTTGTGACtttacaataaaaggcattttttGTAACAATACAATTTTTAAGCTTCACTGTGTAAAATCAACATTTCTTGCCTTTTATGGTTTGTTTGCAATGATGAGTTTTGCTGTTGTTCCTGTGATGTTCATCCTTTTTACGTACATAAAGATATTTATAGTAACTTATCACAGGTGTGCAGAAGTCAGGAAAAAAGCGGCAGAGACATGTTTACCTCACCTGATGGTTTTATTCATCTTCTCTTGTTTGAGTCTGTTTGATGTCATCATTGCTCGATTGGAGTCAGATCTTCCAAAATGTGTACGTTTAATAATGACTTTACAAATACTTGTGTATAATCCTCTGTTCAATCCAATCATTTATGGAGTGAAATTGAAAGAAATCTGGAAGCACATCAAGAGATTGTTttatcaactggtgcactaa
- the LOC133658929 gene encoding olfactory receptor 10J4-like has product MEDLMDAEFNGTFITLGGFVEMDKFRYLYFVILLTLYILILCTNCTIICLIWIHRNLHEPMYIFIAALSLNSLLFSTALYPKLFFDVLSQKQTISYPACLFQYFLYYSFGASDFLLLSAMSYDRYVSICKPLQYPTIMGKRTVVVLLTLAWFLPACEDVVPTVINSQQKLCDFTTKGIFCNNTIFKLHCVKSAFLKAHGLFVMMNLVVVPVMFILFTYIKIFIVTYHSCAEVRKKAAETCLPHLMVLFSFSCLCLFDVIIARLESGLSKFVGLIMTLQILVYNPLFNPIIYGVKMKEIWKHIKRLFYQLVH; this is encoded by the coding sequence ATGGAGGACTTGATGGATGCAgaattcaatggaacatttataaCTCTTGGTGGCTTTGTAGAAATGGACAAGTTTAGATATCTTTACTTTGTCATCTTGTTGACATTATATATTCTCATCCTCTGCACTAACTGCACCATTATATGTCTAATCTGGATCCACAGGAACCTTCATGAGCCTATGTACATTTTCATTGCAGCTTTGTCACTCAACTCTCTTTTGTTTAGCACTGCTCTCTACCCCAAACTTTTCTTTGATGTCTTATCTCAAAAACAGACCATTTCTTATCCTGCTTGTCTGTTTCAATATTTTCTCTATTATTCTTTTGGTGCTTCAGACTTCTTACTGTTGTCAGCCATGTCTTATGACAGGTATGTGTCTATCTGCAAACCTCTGCAGTATCCAACTATCATGGGAAAAAGAACTGTTGTTGTCCTCTTGACTTTGGCCTGGTTTCTACCTGCATGTGAGGATGTGGTGCCAACTGTGATTAATTCTCAACAAAAACTTTGTGACTTTACAACAAAAGGCATTTTTTGTAACAATACAATTTTTAAGCTTCACTGTGTAAAATCAGCATTTCTTAAGGCTCATGGTTTGTTTGTAATGATGAATCTTGTTGTTGTTCCTGTGATGTTCATCCTTTTTACGTACATAAAGATATTTATAGTAACTTATCACAGTTGTGCAGAAGTCAGGAAAAAAGCGGCAGAGACATGTTTACCTCACCTGATGGTTTTATTCAGCTTCTCTTGTTTGTGTCTGTTTGATGTCATCATTGCTCGATTGGAGTCAGGTCTTTCAAAATTTGTAGGTTTAATAATGACTTTACAAATACTTGTGTATAATCCTCTGTTCAATCCGATCATTTATGGAGTGAAAATGAAAGAAATCTGGAAGCACATCAAGAGATTGTTttatcaactggtgcactaa